AAGGGCATGCCTGGCAGATTTTTTCATGATTTCCCAGGCATGTTCCATCTTTTTAATCACTTCTGCTTCCTCACTGCCCAGAAATTGTACTTCTCTTAAAAGCATAGCGTCGGATATGGATATATTTTTCACATCACAGATTTCCAGTAAAGCCTGACCTGACTTAAAATTCATAATTGAGTCCTCATCTATACCACAATAATGGATATATTACCACTTTTTAATTGAAGGATTTCTGTGGTTCCTTCCTTTATCTATATTTTCCTTCAATTTCGTATTTCTTAAATTACCATGTTAATGGTTAAAAAGATAACTGTATTTTATTCATAATTCTACAATTTTTCAATAAGAAAGGCTTGAAACACATTACCTAATTCTTCAATTCTATCAATAATTTCTTCAATAAGAGATTCGTCCGTTTCAATGATTGAGTAAGCAATAGTTCCCCTATTCTCACGGTATAGTTTCATAAATGCAATATTAATATTATATTTACTAAGGATATCTGTTACAGCAGCTACTACACCCGGTAAATCTCTATGGCGGATTACAACCGTATAATAATCACCTGATAAATCAATCTCGACACCGTTTATTTTCTTTAGAACGGCTCTTCCCCCGCCAATGGATACACCGGTTATGGTAGTGGTTTCTCCTCCTTCTACCGTAATCTGAATATCCACAGTATTTGGATGTACATCCACCTTGTTCGTATCTAATTTAAACTGATATTTCAGCCCTGCCTCTTTGGCAAACGTAAAGGATTCTTTTATCCTTTCATCCTCCGTGTCAAAACCAAGCATACCTGCAACTAAAGCTTTATCAGTACCATGCCCCTGATATGTCATCGCAAAGGAACCATATAAAACGAAAGTTACTTCCTCTATGGGTCTTTTTACCATGTTTCTTGCAAGCCTGGCAATTCGTAAAGCGCCTGCCGTATGCGAACTGGAAGGACCAATCATATTTGGTCCGATTATGTCAAACACACTCATTTCTTTCGTTGAATACATGAAAAATCCTCACTTTTAGTTATTTATTTTTAAGGTTTTATAAAACTTTCTTTCAGGATAGTATTGCGTAATAATTAGAATTAAATACCTGTCCTTTTGTTGACCTGCTTGTAAACCAAGTCATATTATAGCATACTTTATTGAATTTTCTACCAGAAAGCAATTGATTTTACAGAACCTTATCAATGAAATTAATAGCGGCATTCTACTTAATAAACGAAAGAAAACTGCTGTCAGGCTTTACAGTATCATTACAACCTGTAACTCCTAACAACAGTTTCAATTTATTTTTAACAGAGATAATCTTTTATTATAAGGATGATAGAAATTTACAAAAAGCCTTCTGACCATTTTCATCCCGTTTATAAACACCTGCATGCTCTAATACCTTTGAAAATACAATACCGACTTCTTCCTGTAATATAGTATCTATAGTATCCTCTGTTATCTGCGTATACTTAAGCAGCAGCGTTTCCACCCACAGCTTATGCTTTCCAATTCTTTCATCAAATGAGATATCTTTTTTGCAAAGTAAGGCTTCTCTTAATAATTCCATTTCTTCCTTAAGACGTGAAGGAAGCACTGCAAGCCCCATCACCTCTATCAAACCAATATTTTCTTTTTTAATATGATGCAGCTCTTCATGAGGATGATATACACCAAAAGGATGTTCTTTGGTGGTTACATTATTTCTAAGCACCAAATCAAGCTCATAAAACTTACCAGCCTTTCGGGCTATAGGGGTTATAGTATTGTGAGCCTCATAGTTTGTTAGGGTATCAAAAGCAAGGGCTTTTACTTCATCCGCTTTAAGTAGTCTGCCTTCCTTATCAGAAAAAGCATATACAAAAGCCTCTTCATCCGTATAATTTCTCCACGAAGTAAGGATATGACTTCCAAGTTCAATAAGAGAATTCGTATCTTCAGCCTGAAGTCTTATAACTGACATAGGCCATTTTACAATGCCAACCTTAACTCCTTCAAACCCTTTTACAGTTTGTGCCTTCTCTATCGGTGCCTTTGCCATTGCAAATTCATAATTACCACCTTGAAAATGGTCATGTGTCAGAATGGAACCGCCTACAATTGGCAAATCCGCATTAGAACCAACAAAATAGTGAGGAAACAGTTTTACAA
The nucleotide sequence above comes from Anaerocolumna cellulosilytica. Encoded proteins:
- the sdaAB gene encoding L-serine ammonia-lyase, iron-sulfur-dependent subunit beta, which translates into the protein MYSTKEMSVFDIIGPNMIGPSSSHTAGALRIARLARNMVKRPIEEVTFVLYGSFAMTYQGHGTDKALVAGMLGFDTEDERIKESFTFAKEAGLKYQFKLDTNKVDVHPNTVDIQITVEGGETTTITGVSIGGGRAVLKKINGVEIDLSGDYYTVVIRHRDLPGVVAAVTDILSKYNINIAFMKLYRENRGTIAYSIIETDESLIEEIIDRIEELGNVFQAFLIEKL
- a CDS encoding UDP-glucose--hexose-1-phosphate uridylyltransferase; the encoded protein is MINQYITALIEYGLKTGLITQYDEVYTVNRILEVLQLEDYEKTKVQEELSDNLEEILKGILDFAVEKGLLEDSIVYRDLFDTKLMGLLVPRPTEIITQFDAYFNDNPQKATAYYYKLSQDSDYIRRYRIAKDKKWITSTEYGDLDITINLSKPEKDPKAIAAAKLKKQTGYPKCLLCKENEGFYGNVNHPARQNHRIIPVKIQNQNWGLQYSPYVYYNEHCIVFHSEHTPMKINKDTFIKLFDFVKLFPHYFVGSNADLPIVGGSILTHDHFQGGNYEFAMAKAPIEKAQTVKGFEGVKVGIVKWPMSVIRLQAEDTNSLIELGSHILTSWRNYTDEEAFVYAFSDKEGRLLKADEVKALAFDTLTNYEAHNTITPIARKAGKFYELDLVLRNNVTTKEHPFGVYHPHEELHHIKKENIGLIEVMGLAVLPSRLKEEMELLREALLCKKDISFDERIGKHKLWVETLLLKYTQITEDTIDTILQEEVGIVFSKVLEHAGVYKRDENGQKAFCKFLSSL